One window of Athalia rosae chromosome 2, iyAthRosa1.1, whole genome shotgun sequence genomic DNA carries:
- the LOC105691984 gene encoding zinc finger protein 880-like, producing MPHCLIKSMTRYQKTNQFHDEADLSVSWLPAISTDTRKKGHSKELCMKSSNMWTCPKLSIVTRYSFNKDDSMLWNTSIPEELGLRLIDFNKTSDMLSMSACSVNNYPCSDIDAQNEFDKEQMEIFKSSNNKKLNFIETTVGARERNDIVNTPKKNCNNKIQGVDELSPTIRLPANNTLIKTMQYYDDGSNYPTAETNNAQTWKRNKALHYCPYCRKSFDRPWVLKGHLRLHTGERPFECPVCHKSFADRSNLRAHQRTRNHHQWQWRCGVCLKAFSQRRYLERHCPEACRKYRISQRKENNINS from the exons ATGCCGCACTGTCTGATCAAGTCCATGACGAGAtatcaaaaaacaaatcaatttcacgacg AGGCTGATCTTTCCGTGTCGTGGTTGCCAGCGATATCTACagatacgagaaaaaaaggtcaTAGCAAAGAATTATGCATGAAGTCAAGCAACATGTGGACATGTCCAAAACTTTCTATTGTCACGCGGTACAGTTTTAACAAAGACGACAGCATGTTGTGGAACACGTCAATCCCCGAGGAACTAGGATtgcgattgattgatttcaaCAAAACGAGCGATATGTTGTCTATGAGTGCATGCTCTGTAAATAATTATCCCTGTAGTGATATCGACGCACAAAACGAATTTGATAAAGAAcagatggaaattttcaaaagtagtAACAACAAGAAACTAAACTTTATCGAAACCACAGTGGGTGCCAGGGAACGAAACGATATCGTTAACactccaaaaaaaaactgtaacaACAAAATTCAAGGGGTAGATGAGTTATCACCAACTATACGCTTACCAGCTAACAATACTTTGATCAAAACCATGCAGTATTACGACGACGGAAGCAATTATCCCACCGCAGAAACCAACAATGCTCAAACGTGGAAACGCAACAAAGCTTTGCACTACTGTCCCTATTGCCGGAAAAGCTTTGACAGACCATGGGTGTTGAAAGGCCATCTTCGACTTCATACCGGCGAAAGACCTTTCGAGTGTCCGGTTTGCCACAAATCGTTCGCCGATCG ATCTAACTTAAGGGCTCATCAACGAACAAGAAATCATCATCAATGGCAGTGGAGGTGCGGAGTCTGTTTGAAAGCCTTTTCACAACGACGGTATCTGGAACGTCACTGTCCAGAAGCATGTCGGAAGTACCGAATTTCgcagaggaaagaaaataatattaattcatAG
- the LOC105692073 gene encoding ATP-dependent RNA helicase me31b, translating into MMTENHINSNHMLNSGLGPKADLEKMDDIGWKAKLKIPPKDKRIKTSDVTDTRGNEFEEFCLKRELLMGIFEKGWEKPSPIQEASIPIALSGKDVLARAKNGTGKTGAYSIPVLEQIDPRKDVIQALVIVPTRELALQTSQICIELAKHMDIKVMVTTGGTNLRDDIMRIYQKVQAIIATPGRILDLMDKNVANMDHCRILVLDEADKLLSQDFKGMLDHVISRLPQERQILLYSATFPLTVKQFMEKHLRDPYEINLMEELTLKGVTQYYAFVQERQKVHCLNTLFSKLQITQSIIFCNSTQRVELLAKKITDLGYCCYYIHAKMAQAHRNRVFHDFRAGLCRNLVCSDLFTRGIDVQAVNVVINFDFPKMAETYLHRIGRSGRFGHLGIAINLITYEDRFALHRIEQELGTEIKPIPKVIDPSLYVARAEESSILEEGNVSK; encoded by the exons ATGATGACCGAAAATCATATTAATTCTAACCACATGCTGAATTCCGGCTTGGGTCCAAAAGCAGATCTAGAGAAAATGGACGATATAGGCTGGAAGGCCAAACTGAAAATTCCGCCCAAagataaacgcatcaaaacaAGT GATGTTACGGACACACGTGGCAATGAATTCGAGGAATTCTGTTTGAAGCGTGAATTATTAATGGGTATTTTTGAGAAAGGGTGGGAAAAGCCATCACCAATACAGGAAGCAAGTATTCCAATAGCTCTATCCGGCAAAGATGTACTAGCCCGAGCTAAAAATGGTACAGGCAAGACTGGTGCATACTCGATCCCCGTACTGGAACAG ATAGATCCACGAAAAGATGTAATTCAAGCATTAGTCATAGTCCCTACTAGAGAATTGGCACTGCAGACATCCCAAATATGCATTGAGCTTGCAAAGCATATGGACATTAAGGTGATGGTCACCACTGGTGGGACTAATCTTCGCGATGACATTATGAGGATTTACCAAAAGG TGCAAGCAATCATTGCAACACCGGGACGTATCCTTGATCTTATGGATAAAAATGTTGCAAATATGGATCATTGCAGAATTCTCGTATTGGATGAGGCTGATAAGCTCCTATCCCAAGATTTCAAAGGCATGTTGGATCATGTCATATCCAG actgCCACAAGAACGTCAAATTCTCTTGTATTCTGCTACATTTCCCCTAACTGTAAAGCAATTCATGGAAAAGCATCTCAGAGATCCATATGAAATTAATCTGATGGAAGAACTGACTTTAAAAGGAGTGACACAATACTACGCTTTTGTACAGGAACGCCAGAAAGTGCACTGCCTTAATACACTTTTTTCTAAG TTACAAATCACACAGAGCATAATCTTCTGCAATTCAACACAACGTGTTGAGTTACTTGCTAAGAAAATAACAGATCTCGGTTACTGCTGTTATTACATACATGCAAAAATGGCACAGGCACACCGAAATCGTGTGTTTCATGATTTCCGCGCAGGACTTTGCCGAAACCTG GTTTGTAGTGATTTATTCACTCGTGGAATTGACGTGCAAGCTGTGAACGTCGTAATAAACTTTGACTTTCCGAAAATGGCTGAGACATACTTGCATCGTATTGGTCGTTCAGGTAGATTTGGACATTTGGGTATCGCGATCAATCTAATAACTTATGAAGATCGTTTCGCTCTACACCGCATAGAGCAAGAACTAGGAACTGAGATAAAACCGATCCCAAAGGTAATAGATCCCAGTTTGTACGTAGCAAGAGCAGAAGAGAGTAGCATTTTGGAAGAAGGAAACGTATCGAAGTAA